The following are from one region of the Arcobacter defluvii genome:
- a CDS encoding aldo/keto reductase, protein MIATFDDTYNFAKKFAHYKDFYVKHNNLIFSKLGLGTFNKEPYKEENYLFHYIAGVKEAIKSGINLIDTASNYRYGQSEKEIGIALKELFEEGDTKREELIICSKGGFIQLDYPFPENPYAWIEENIINTSLAKLEDIELDQHCMTPDYLEWSCQKSLENLGVKTLDIYFLHNPEIQISKLGYKNWLKKIETIFKRFEKMVTKGMIKSYGVAVWNGFIDKSTNEHINLEDLVEIAIKVGGENHNFKYIQTPFNMAKTSIYTMPTQTVKDEECTLLQAAHRLKIGVISSSSLLQMNLFKKSFNAQVGYLLDSKMVLENDIQLALQFVRSTPGLISSLFASKVPVHIKKNLEITKVPATSRAKYDLMYRV, encoded by the coding sequence ATGATTGCTACATTTGATGATACTTACAATTTTGCAAAAAAATTTGCTCATTATAAAGATTTCTATGTAAAACACAATAATTTGATATTTTCAAAACTAGGACTAGGTACTTTTAATAAAGAACCTTATAAAGAAGAAAACTATCTATTTCACTATATAGCTGGTGTAAAAGAAGCTATTAAAAGTGGTATTAATCTTATAGATACAGCAAGTAACTATAGATATGGACAAAGTGAAAAAGAGATTGGTATTGCCTTAAAAGAACTATTTGAAGAAGGTGATACAAAAAGAGAAGAGTTAATAATATGTTCAAAAGGTGGATTTATTCAACTTGATTATCCATTTCCCGAAAATCCTTATGCTTGGATTGAAGAAAATATTATTAATACTTCATTGGCAAAACTTGAAGATATAGAACTAGACCAACATTGTATGACACCTGATTATTTAGAATGGTCATGTCAAAAATCTTTAGAAAATCTTGGTGTAAAAACACTTGATATCTATTTTTTACATAATCCAGAAATACAAATAAGTAAACTTGGATATAAAAACTGGTTAAAAAAAATCGAAACAATATTTAAAAGATTTGAAAAAATGGTAACTAAAGGAATGATAAAATCTTATGGTGTTGCCGTTTGGAATGGTTTTATTGATAAAAGTACAAATGAACATATCAATTTAGAAGATTTAGTTGAAATAGCTATAAAAGTAGGTGGAGAGAATCACAACTTTAAATATATTCAAACACCTTTTAACATGGCAAAAACTTCAATTTATACGATGCCAACACAAACTGTAAAAGATGAAGAGTGTACTTTACTTCAAGCAGCGCACCGACTAAAAATAGGAGTAATTTCAAGTTCTTCTCTTTTACAAATGAATCTATTTAAAAAATCATTTAATGCCCAAGTTGGTTACTTGCTTGATTCTAAAATGGTTTTAGAAAATGACATCCAACTAGCACTTCAATTTGTTCGTTCAACTCCTGGATTAATTTCATCTTTGTTCGCTTCAAAAGTACCAGTACATATAAAAAAGAATTTAGAAATCACAAAAGTTCCTGCAACATCAAGAGCTAAATATGATTTAATGTATCGAGTATAA
- a CDS encoding class I SAM-dependent methyltransferase — MPLIKTNLDSLDFANLYAKQMELSTFKGKSSQEWDKRANSMNINVHKSIYTKTFVDKIETTDCDSLLDIGCGPGTISLAMASKLKEIYALDYSLGMLDCVKENCKEKNIENLKTIHKSWYDDWEDVPNADIVVASRSMEVKDIKDALIKLNTKANKRVYLTTKVGGSFIDTEILAQLKREIIPRPDYIYLVNVLHSMGIFAKVDFIKSENNKFESSTSEEFVEKVGWSLGELDVEEKNVLKEYFNSTYKYKKTADYINWAMISWESKK, encoded by the coding sequence ATGCCACTTATAAAAACAAATTTAGATAGTTTAGATTTTGCAAATTTATATGCTAAACAGATGGAACTCTCAACTTTCAAAGGTAAAAGTAGCCAAGAATGGGATAAAAGAGCAAATAGTATGAATATAAATGTTCATAAAAGTATCTATACAAAAACTTTTGTAGATAAAATTGAAACAACGGATTGTGATTCTTTACTTGATATTGGTTGTGGTCCTGGAACTATTTCTTTGGCAATGGCTTCAAAACTAAAAGAGATTTATGCATTAGATTACTCTTTAGGAATGTTAGATTGTGTAAAAGAAAATTGCAAAGAAAAAAATATAGAAAATTTAAAAACAATTCATAAATCTTGGTATGACGATTGGGAAGATGTTCCAAATGCGGATATTGTAGTTGCAAGCCGTTCAATGGAAGTAAAAGATATAAAAGATGCTTTAATAAAACTAAACACAAAAGCAAATAAAAGAGTTTATTTAACTACAAAAGTTGGTGGCAGTTTTATTGATACTGAGATTCTAGCTCAATTAAAAAGAGAGATTATTCCAAGACCTGATTATATTTATTTAGTTAATGTTTTACATAGTATGGGAATATTTGCAAAAGTTGATTTTATAAAAAGTGAAAACAATAAGTTTGAAAGTTCAACATCTGAAGAGTTTGTAGAAAAAGTTGGTTGGAGTTTAGGTGAATTAGATGTTGAAGAAAAAAATGTTTTAAAAGAGTATTTTAATTCAACATATAAATATAAAAAAACAGCCGATTATATAAACTGGGCAATGATTTCATGGGAGAGTAAAAAATGA
- the modB gene encoding molybdate ABC transporter permease subunit, with amino-acid sequence MNFDFALIFEPFLLSLKTISVSAFLFIVIGIPIAYLLAKENLKFKWLLNTIVTLPLIFPPIAVGFFLLLILGRNGFIGSFFYKFDISLIFSFSGIVIAAFIAGLPLMVKPLQASIELFPKDIKEASYISGKSELKTFIFIVLPNIKNSLIVALLISTARALGEVGITLMLGGNIIGKTDTISLAIYNAVFDGNYNLAMILSGILVFISVLFFIALNFFEKRKNV; translated from the coding sequence ATGAATTTTGATTTTGCACTTATATTTGAGCCATTTTTATTAAGTCTGAAAACTATCAGTGTAAGTGCATTTTTATTTATAGTTATTGGTATTCCAATAGCTTATTTACTTGCAAAAGAAAATCTAAAATTCAAATGGTTACTAAATACAATAGTAACTCTTCCTTTAATCTTTCCACCAATTGCTGTTGGTTTTTTTCTTCTTTTGATTTTAGGAAGAAACGGTTTTATTGGAAGTTTTTTTTATAAATTTGATATTAGTTTGATTTTTAGTTTCAGTGGAATTGTAATTGCTGCATTTATTGCAGGTCTTCCACTTATGGTAAAACCTTTACAAGCTAGTATTGAACTTTTTCCAAAAGATATAAAAGAAGCTTCATATATAAGTGGAAAAAGTGAATTAAAAACTTTTATATTTATTGTATTGCCAAATATAAAAAATAGTTTGATTGTTGCACTTTTAATCTCAACTGCAAGAGCTTTAGGAGAAGTTGGAATTACTTTGATGTTAGGTGGAAATATCATAGGAAAAACCGATACTATTTCCCTTGCTATTTATAATGCTGTATTTGATGGAAACTATAATTTAGCTATGATTTTAAGTGGTATATTGGTTTTTATATCAGTGCTTTTTTTTATTGCACTAAATTTTTTTGAAAAGAGAAAAAATGTTTAA
- a CDS encoding sigma 54-interacting transcriptional regulator has protein sequence MFDKSACMGCLTIRELTTLYEISSIISNHYDLQTSLEKSMRILKHSLNLDNCVVHILEDDVLNVFASIELSKFQKTLSSYKVGEGVTGMVIESKEPVVVENIHNNSLFLNKSGKRDFNGKSYVAVPLMIDNEAIGVLGTVITKTAEIELDDTVRILTIVSSIFAQTIHSYQLNKKEKDRLQELKLYYKMEWDSKVHNFGDIIGDSPKMQQVFKVIQRIAQSDVTVLVRGETGTGKELVAAAIHKRSNRKDEPFIKLNCAAITDTLLESELFGHEKGAFTDARETRKGRFELADGGTLFLDEIGDISASAQVKLLRVLQEREFERVGGSKTIKVNVRLVAATNRNLEEMVKDGKFREDLYYRLNVIPIDLPPLRERGEDIKQLVNFFLERSMKNHKKMVTITDEAMEALCNYPWPGNVRELENTIERIVLMGNEEGISKYDMLLLLPALNDQKLKSDYKPISKRTLTLDEMEKEAIIEALENNDYNHSNAAAELGITLRQIGYKIKKYEI, from the coding sequence ATGTTTGATAAATCTGCCTGTATGGGCTGTCTTACCATAAGAGAGCTAACAACACTATATGAAATATCATCAATTATTTCTAATCATTATGATTTACAGACTTCTTTAGAAAAGTCTATGAGGATATTAAAACATAGTCTAAATTTAGACAATTGTGTTGTACATATTTTAGAAGATGATGTTTTAAATGTTTTTGCTTCTATTGAATTGTCAAAATTCCAAAAAACTTTATCAAGTTATAAAGTAGGTGAAGGTGTTACTGGAATGGTAATAGAATCAAAAGAACCAGTAGTAGTTGAAAATATTCATAATAATTCTCTTTTTTTGAATAAATCAGGAAAAAGAGATTTTAATGGTAAATCTTATGTTGCAGTTCCATTAATGATTGACAATGAGGCTATTGGTGTTTTAGGAACTGTTATAACAAAAACAGCTGAAATTGAACTAGACGATACAGTTAGAATTTTGACAATTGTAAGTTCAATTTTTGCACAGACTATTCACTCTTATCAATTAAACAAAAAAGAGAAAGATAGACTTCAAGAGTTAAAGCTTTACTATAAAATGGAGTGGGATTCAAAAGTACATAACTTTGGAGATATTATAGGTGATAGTCCAAAAATGCAACAAGTGTTCAAAGTTATTCAAAGAATCGCTCAATCTGATGTTACTGTACTTGTTAGAGGTGAAACGGGAACAGGAAAAGAGTTAGTTGCAGCAGCAATTCACAAAAGAAGTAATAGAAAAGATGAACCATTTATTAAATTAAACTGTGCAGCAATTACAGATACTTTACTTGAAAGTGAACTTTTTGGTCATGAAAAAGGTGCATTTACAGATGCAAGAGAGACAAGAAAAGGAAGATTTGAACTTGCTGATGGTGGAACTTTGTTTTTAGATGAGATTGGAGATATATCAGCTTCTGCACAAGTAAAACTGCTAAGAGTTTTACAAGAAAGAGAGTTTGAAAGAGTAGGTGGAAGTAAAACAATAAAAGTAAATGTTAGACTTGTTGCAGCAACAAATAGAAATTTAGAAGAGATGGTAAAAGATGGTAAATTTAGAGAAGATTTATATTATAGATTAAATGTAATTCCTATTGATTTACCTCCACTTAGAGAACGTGGTGAAGATATAAAACAACTTGTAAATTTCTTTTTAGAACGTTCAATGAAAAATCATAAAAAAATGGTAACCATAACAGATGAAGCAATGGAAGCTTTATGCAACTATCCATGGCCTGGAAATGTTAGGGAACTTGAAAATACAATTGAAAGAATTGTTCTTATGGGAAATGAAGAAGGAATTAGTAAATATGATATGTTATTACTACTTCCAGCACTAAATGATCAAAAGTTAAAAAGTGATTATAAACCTATTTCAAAAAGAACTTTAACTTTAGATGAAATGGAAAAAGAAGCAATTATTGAGGCACTTGAGAATAATGACTATAATCATTCAAATGCAGCAGCTGAGTTAGGTATAACTCTTAGACAAATAGGGTACAAAATAAAAAAATATGAAATCTAA
- the modD gene encoding ModD protein, translating into MFNLSISELEKYIQDDLPYFDLTTSLQNINNKKAQIEVYTREDIIVSCSEEAAKIAELLNCKVEFFEKSKTKIQKGNTILRFSGDYEDIHKAWRLTQILLEYSCKISTYSYQMKEKIEKTNPTCELLTTRKTFPFSKRFCIKAAICGGAMPHRLNLSESVLFFEGHRILYKNNEEFYEDLKRIKTKIPEKKLNVESDNLQDCINLMKIGVDVLQLDKIDFEELEKIINYKNENFPNVKILVAGGINLSNIEKYASFKIDGVVTSSVYNCGMANISSKLKII; encoded by the coding sequence ATGTTTAATTTATCAATTAGTGAATTGGAAAAATATATTCAAGATGATTTACCATATTTTGATTTAACTACAAGTTTACAAAATATAAATAATAAAAAAGCTCAAATTGAAGTTTATACAAGAGAAGATATTATCGTATCATGTAGTGAAGAAGCAGCAAAAATCGCTGAACTTTTGAATTGTAAAGTAGAATTTTTTGAAAAAAGTAAAACTAAAATCCAAAAAGGAAATACAATTCTAAGATTTTCTGGTGATTATGAAGATATACATAAAGCTTGGAGATTAACTCAAATTCTTTTAGAATATAGTTGCAAAATAAGTACATATTCCTATCAAATGAAAGAAAAAATAGAAAAAACAAATCCAACTTGTGAACTTCTAACTACAAGAAAAACTTTTCCTTTTTCAAAAAGATTTTGTATAAAAGCAGCTATTTGTGGAGGAGCGATGCCTCATAGATTAAATTTATCTGAAAGTGTACTATTTTTTGAAGGTCATAGAATTTTATATAAAAACAACGAAGAGTTTTATGAAGATTTAAAAAGAATAAAAACAAAAATACCAGAAAAAAAACTAAATGTTGAAAGTGATAATCTACAAGATTGTATAAATCTAATGAAAATTGGTGTTGATGTTCTTCAACTTGATAAAATAGATTTTGAAGAACTTGAGAAAATCATAAATTACAAAAATGAAAATTTCCCAAATGTTAAAATTTTAGTTGCTGGTGGAATAAATCTATCAAATATTGAAAAATATGCTTCATTTAAAATAGATGGAGTGGTTACAAGTTCTGTTTATAATTGTGGAATGGCAAATATTAGCAGTAAATTAAAAATAATATAG
- a CDS encoding L-aspartate oxidase, protein MIYDVIVVGGGIAGLMAAIEAKNENNKVALITKGNVFKSNSSMASGGINAVLDPNNTKEINQHINDTLISGKGLGNKKAITYMCKQASKIVNKLVEYGVEFDRNEDGTIAQRPFGGGSSNRTCYVGDKTGSAITMALIKKAKAKGITFLPNNYILNLAKYQDRVSGVVSLNKDNSQVMIYSSKAVILAGGGYAGIYRGFSTNAPDYTGDLLAVALRAGLYLKDMEFVQFHPTGFVKTNYLVTEAARGEGGYLVNSDGNRFVNELDTRDKVARAILKEQLEGKKVFMDLRHLGVEKIQQKLPSLYNAALNQTGINLAEELLEIKPVAHYTMGGVDVNMTKCELKGLYVCGEMASNGVHGANRLGGNSLLEGCVFGELAGIEALKFSQENEYSPIDYNTVIKDIEMIDFIFSSDTTKNFNAIRINLGKTLFEKVGIIKNELSLTLAFDYIKYLRQISYTLHCINKEKNNNVELTAILELRNALEISEAIILSALKRKESRGAHFREDFPTTSKEYDRSFVVKELKKGFFKISFKENDILKIIKNLFINKE, encoded by the coding sequence ATGATTTATGATGTAATAGTAGTTGGAGGTGGAATTGCAGGATTAATGGCAGCAATTGAAGCTAAAAATGAGAATAACAAAGTTGCCCTAATCACAAAAGGAAATGTTTTTAAATCTAACTCTTCAATGGCAAGTGGTGGAATAAATGCAGTACTTGACCCAAATAATACAAAAGAGATAAACCAACATATAAATGATACTTTGATTTCAGGAAAAGGTTTAGGAAATAAAAAAGCTATCACTTACATGTGTAAACAAGCTTCTAAAATAGTAAATAAATTAGTTGAATATGGTGTAGAATTTGATAGAAACGAAGATGGAACAATAGCTCAACGACCTTTTGGTGGAGGAAGTTCAAATAGAACTTGTTATGTTGGAGATAAAACAGGAAGTGCAATTACGATGGCACTTATAAAAAAGGCTAAAGCTAAAGGCATAACTTTTTTACCAAATAACTATATTTTAAATCTTGCAAAATATCAAGATAGAGTAAGTGGAGTAGTATCTTTAAATAAAGATAATTCACAAGTAATGATATATTCATCAAAAGCTGTTATTTTAGCAGGTGGTGGATATGCTGGTATTTATAGAGGTTTTTCTACAAATGCTCCTGATTATACGGGAGATTTATTAGCTGTTGCATTAAGAGCTGGATTGTATTTAAAGGATATGGAATTTGTTCAATTTCATCCAACTGGTTTTGTAAAAACAAACTATTTAGTAACTGAAGCTGCAAGAGGTGAGGGTGGTTACTTAGTTAATAGTGATGGAAATAGATTTGTAAATGAACTTGATACTAGAGATAAAGTTGCAAGGGCCATTTTAAAAGAGCAACTTGAAGGTAAAAAAGTTTTTATGGATTTAAGACATCTTGGAGTTGAAAAAATTCAACAAAAACTACCATCTTTATACAATGCAGCATTAAATCAAACGGGAATTAATCTAGCAGAAGAACTACTTGAAATAAAACCCGTAGCTCACTATACAATGGGTGGAGTTGATGTAAATATGACAAAATGTGAACTAAAAGGTTTATATGTTTGTGGAGAAATGGCATCAAATGGAGTTCATGGAGCAAATAGACTTGGAGGAAACTCTTTACTTGAAGGTTGTGTATTTGGTGAATTAGCTGGAATAGAAGCACTAAAGTTTTCACAAGAAAATGAATACTCACCAATAGATTATAACACTGTAATAAAAGATATAGAAATGATAGATTTTATTTTTTCTAGTGATACAACAAAAAACTTCAATGCAATTAGAATAAATTTAGGAAAAACACTTTTTGAAAAAGTTGGAATTATCAAAAATGAACTAAGTCTTACATTGGCTTTTGATTATATTAAATATTTAAGGCAAATTTCTTATACCCTTCACTGTATAAATAAAGAAAAAAACAATAATGTCGAACTTACAGCTATTTTAGAATTAAGAAATGCTCTAGAAATTTCTGAAGCAATAATTCTAAGTGCTTTAAAAAGAAAAGAGAGCCGAGGAGCTCATTTTAGAGAAGATTTTCCTACAACTTCTAAAGAATATGATAGAAGTTTTGTAGTAAAAGAGCTAAAAAAAGGTTTCTTTAAAATTTCATTCAAGGAGAATGATATTTTAAAAATTATCAAAAATTTATTTATAAATAAGGAGTAA
- a CDS encoding molybdopterin-dependent oxidoreductase, whose amino-acid sequence MKKLLLILLFLTSLFSKDVSYETNELKIEGLVEKKLVLNMDKLQEINDLRTGSKTITLTKNDTTYEGVLLKEIIDQAKINIKSRKDLNKVYIMAIASDNYKVLFSWNELFNSKIGDNVLIFLKKNGKSLDKNEGKLALISVEDINENPRHIKWLEKIIVNKID is encoded by the coding sequence ATGAAAAAACTACTACTTATTTTACTTTTTCTTACCTCTTTATTTTCAAAAGATGTTTCATATGAAACAAATGAGTTAAAAATCGAAGGTTTAGTAGAAAAAAAATTGGTTCTAAATATGGATAAACTACAAGAGATAAACGATTTGCGAACAGGTTCAAAAACCATAACTCTTACAAAAAATGACACAACTTATGAAGGTGTTTTACTAAAAGAGATAATCGACCAAGCAAAAATAAATATAAAAAGTAGAAAAGATTTAAACAAAGTCTATATTATGGCTATTGCTAGTGATAACTACAAAGTATTATTTTCTTGGAATGAACTATTTAACTCTAAAATTGGTGACAATGTTCTTATATTTTTAAAAAAGAATGGAAAGTCACTTGATAAAAATGAAGGAAAATTAGCACTTATTAGTGTTGAAGATATAAATGAAAATCCAAGACATATAAAATGGCTCGAAAAAATTATAGTAAATAAAATTGATTAA
- a CDS encoding TOBE domain-containing protein, which produces MKTSARNELSGKITNIINGAVMSEVKITVSPEVTISATVTKDGIESLGAKLNDNITAIIKASSIIITKDAVKTTARNVLKGKVVEVIKGAVNSEVKLSLGTSVISAIVTNDAIEDLSIKASEEAYAIFKASSVILIA; this is translated from the coding sequence ATGAAAACAAGTGCAAGAAATGAGTTAAGTGGAAAAATTACAAATATTATCAATGGTGCTGTAATGAGTGAAGTTAAAATCACAGTTTCTCCTGAGGTAACAATAAGTGCAACAGTTACAAAAGATGGAATAGAATCTTTAGGAGCAAAATTAAATGATAATATAACTGCAATTATTAAAGCATCTTCAATTATAATCACAAAAGATGCTGTAAAAACAACAGCTAGAAATGTATTAAAAGGTAAAGTTGTAGAAGTTATAAAAGGTGCTGTTAATAGTGAAGTAAAACTTTCTTTAGGAACAAGTGTAATTTCTGCAATTGTGACAAATGATGCTATTGAAGATTTATCTATCAAAGCTTCTGAAGAAGCTTATGCAATATTTAAAGCTTCAAGTGTAATCTTAATAGCTTAA
- the modA gene encoding molybdate ABC transporter substrate-binding protein translates to MFKKVLLIVITSILALNAADLKVAAGAGYKKPLMEIFKEYEKVGGKVDGVFGHLKQVTTQATQTNIPLIIGDKKFLETKSGLKFKDYLLLGEGELVVVYPKDKKLSSVEDLTSENIKKITIPDPSKAIYGIAGKEFLKNANLEEKLNNKLIIVATVPQAMTYILTNEVDAGFVNLSEAIANKENIGGFIKVDKKYYTPIEIVAGKLDSCNESCEEFANFLTTKTAKEIFKKYGL, encoded by the coding sequence ATGTTTAAAAAAGTTTTATTGATTGTTATAACTTCGATTTTAGCTCTTAATGCAGCAGATTTGAAAGTAGCAGCAGGTGCAGGTTATAAAAAACCTTTGATGGAGATTTTTAAAGAGTATGAAAAAGTTGGTGGTAAAGTTGATGGTGTTTTTGGACACTTAAAACAAGTGACAACACAAGCAACACAAACAAATATACCTTTGATTATTGGAGATAAAAAATTTTTGGAAACTAAAAGTGGACTAAAATTTAAAGATTATCTACTTTTAGGTGAAGGTGAACTTGTTGTTGTTTATCCAAAAGATAAAAAACTATCATCAGTTGAAGATTTAACAAGTGAAAATATAAAAAAAATCACTATTCCTGATCCATCAAAAGCAATATATGGAATAGCAGGAAAAGAGTTTTTAAAAAATGCAAATTTAGAAGAAAAACTAAATAATAAACTTATAATTGTTGCAACTGTACCACAAGCTATGACTTATATACTTACAAATGAAGTTGATGCTGGATTTGTAAATCTTTCAGAAGCAATTGCAAATAAAGAAAATATTGGTGGTTTTATTAAAGTTGATAAGAAATACTACACTCCAATAGAAATCGTTGCTGGAAAACTTGATAGCTGTAATGAAAGTTGCGAAGAATTTGCAAATTTCTTAACTACAAAAACAGCAAAAGAGATATTTAAAAAATACGGTTTATAA
- the clpX gene encoding ATP-dependent Clp protease ATP-binding subunit ClpX translates to MSEIHNCDFCGKEITEVKKIFSSEEAHICDECVTMCAKVLEKELIKDNKKEFQKGLSVPVKIKEHLDDYVIGQVEAKKVLAVALYNHYKRIDKPIVKNVEIEKSNIMLIGPTGSGKTLLAKSLARIMDVPFAVADATALTEAGYVGEDVESILSRLLAAADFDVEKAKRGIVYIDEIDKIANKSESSTSGRDVSGEGVQQGLLKILEGAEVYVPVKGSRKNSSAETILFDTTHVLFICGGAFVGLREDDSPKKTKKAPKMGFLKKEDIQENRKAIEAKELISFGLIPEFIGRIPVIAELNKLSKEDLIRVLKEPKNAITKQYEILFELDGVELVFTDDALERIAEIAYEKDVGARGLRGIIENIMLPLQYIIPSEDNLEKCIITKEYINKEKDIELVYKENNDIQESTKEILFKKIVN, encoded by the coding sequence ATGAGTGAAATACATAATTGCGACTTCTGTGGAAAAGAGATAACAGAAGTAAAAAAAATATTCTCTAGTGAAGAGGCTCACATTTGTGATGAATGTGTAACTATGTGTGCAAAAGTTTTAGAAAAAGAACTTATAAAAGATAACAAAAAAGAGTTCCAAAAAGGACTTAGTGTTCCAGTTAAAATAAAAGAACATTTAGATGATTATGTAATTGGGCAAGTTGAAGCAAAAAAAGTTCTAGCAGTTGCTTTATATAACCACTATAAAAGAATTGATAAACCAATAGTTAAAAATGTTGAGATTGAAAAATCAAATATTATGCTAATAGGACCTACTGGTTCTGGAAAAACTCTGCTTGCAAAAAGCTTAGCAAGAATTATGGATGTTCCATTTGCCGTTGCAGATGCAACAGCTTTAACTGAAGCTGGTTATGTTGGAGAAGATGTTGAATCAATACTTTCAAGACTTCTTGCAGCTGCTGATTTTGATGTAGAAAAAGCAAAAAGAGGTATTGTTTATATCGATGAAATAGACAAAATTGCAAATAAAAGTGAAAGTTCAACAAGTGGAAGAGACGTTTCAGGAGAAGGAGTTCAACAAGGACTTTTAAAAATTCTTGAAGGTGCTGAAGTTTATGTTCCTGTAAAAGGAAGTAGAAAAAATTCTAGTGCTGAAACAATTCTTTTTGACACCACTCACGTACTATTTATTTGTGGTGGAGCATTTGTTGGTTTAAGAGAAGATGATAGCCCAAAAAAAACTAAAAAAGCCCCTAAAATGGGATTTTTGAAAAAAGAAGATATCCAAGAAAATAGAAAAGCAATTGAAGCAAAAGAGTTAATATCTTTTGGTTTAATTCCTGAATTTATTGGAAGAATACCTGTTATTGCAGAACTTAATAAACTTTCAAAAGAAGATTTAATACGTGTTTTAAAAGAGCCTAAAAATGCAATCACAAAACAGTATGAAATCTTATTTGAATTAGATGGTGTTGAACTTGTTTTCACTGATGATGCACTTGAAAGAATTGCTGAGATTGCTTATGAAAAAGATGTTGGAGCAAGAGGATTAAGAGGTATTATAGAAAATATAATGCTTCCTTTACAATATATTATTCCTTCTGAAGATAATTTGGAAAAATGTATTATTACAAAAGAATATATAAACAAAGAAAAAGATATTGAGTTAGTTTATAAAGAAAATAATGATATTCAAGAATCAACAAAAGAGATTTTATTCAAAAAAATAGTTAACTAA
- a CDS encoding SIR2 family protein, with protein sequence MDSIVEKIKSGELIPFLGMGIFEDTKCKDGSTLPYDSDSMILALNNGRAMSPRLMYEYSRAAMSLEQRKGREFIIQMTNHIYSSKEYEIPDTYKWLATLKPKYVIDTNMDDSLQKIYSDCNHFLITGVSRITADWDRYLIYFYDVDTKAYTRVEKDKLTLDLPILFKPMGSTKPEMNFIISDADFVDWLTEAMGGYAMPEILKEYRKNKEYLFLGVDFSRDTFRMVTNEVTIGLESGIVLFNKDELTKKEDKFIKTHNLTALNMSINEFIKSHE encoded by the coding sequence ATGGATAGTATAGTTGAAAAGATAAAAAGTGGGGAACTTATTCCGTTCTTAGGAATGGGAATATTTGAAGATACAAAATGTAAGGATGGGTCAACTCTTCCTTATGATAGCGATTCAATGATTTTAGCTTTGAATAATGGTAGAGCCATGAGTCCAAGACTTATGTATGAGTATAGCCGAGCTGCTATGAGTTTAGAACAAAGAAAAGGTAGAGAGTTCATTATTCAAATGACAAATCATATCTACTCTTCAAAAGAGTATGAAATTCCAGATACTTACAAATGGTTAGCAACTTTAAAACCAAAATATGTAATCGATACAAATATGGATGATAGCTTACAAAAAATCTATAGTGACTGTAATCACTTCTTAATTACAGGTGTATCAAGAATAACTGCTGATTGGGATAGATATCTTATTTATTTTTATGATGTTGATACAAAAGCTTATACAAGAGTAGAAAAAGATAAATTAACTTTAGATTTACCTATTTTATTTAAACCAATGGGTTCTACAAAACCTGAAATGAACTTCATCATCTCTGATGCTGATTTTGTTGATTGGTTAACTGAAGCTATGGGTGGGTATGCAATGCCTGAAATTTTAAAAGAGTATAGAAAAAATAAAGAGTATCTATTTTTAGGTGTGGATTTTTCAAGAGATACTTTTAGAATGGTTACTAATGAAGTTACTATTGGTCTAGAAAGTGGAATTGTTTTATTTAACAAAGATGAATTAACTAAAAAAGAGGATAAATTTATTAAAACTCATAATTTGACAGCGTTAAATATGAGTATTAATGAGTTTATAAAAAGCCATGAGTGA
- the nifT gene encoding putative nitrogen fixation protein NifT, producing MAKVMLREVDGIVSFYFPKKDMEETIEEIEFDTEENWGGNAVLSNGETWWIQPGAKKLPKEEVCKKISD from the coding sequence ATGGCAAAAGTAATGTTAAGAGAAGTGGATGGAATTGTATCGTTTTATTTTCCAAAAAAAGATATGGAAGAAACTATTGAAGAAATAGAGTTTGATACAGAAGAAAACTGGGGTGGAAATGCTGTTTTATCAAATGGTGAAACATGGTGGATTCAACCAGGAGCTAAAAAATTACCAAAAGAAGAAGTTTGTAAAAAAATTTCAGATTAA